The genome window TTGTATCCTCGGATGGCTTCCAATGCCACCTTCGCTTTGAATTCCGCACTATGAATTTTTCGCGTCGTACTCATCTGTTCCTCCTTTTCCCCTCAGCGGAATTAACTTATTTCCCTGTCCGATTTTCGGGGAGCATTATACCTGGTAACTGGGCTGATTTCGATTTAAATCGAGTTCCATCCATCATTGTAACTCATTGATAAAAAAGGCTTTGATTTTTAACTCAAAGTAGCCGCGCCCAATTGAATTTAGTGAGAACACCATTCTTTTGTTAACCTTTACCTTTTGTAAGAACTTTCAGAGCAAATCTAAGGATTTGGTGACGTACCTTTTGAATTTCATATGATTTTTTAACTGCATCTACTCCACCTCTTTGGGCATTCATAATCTTTCTTGTTGCTTCTTGCCCTTTTTTGACATCATCTATCGTTAATCCTTGTGGAACCTTACCTGCTTTTACTTCTTGCAGAGCTGTTTGAGCTACTGCAAGTCCACCTTTCGGCCCAACTTGTTTTTTGGGAGTTCCTTGAGAATACAGCTCTTGCAAAATATCTCTTTGGGCTGGTGTAAGAGTACCTTGAACTCCAGCAGCTACTGGAATTGGTGTCAATGGGGTTGCTTCTTCTTCCTTCTCAAGAAAGCCCAAGACAAGCGACCCCCAGCCGTTGAGCACAAAGAACGAAACCAAATCAACATCGTTGTAGGCAACCCCAGCCCCGCCTGAAATCCAACCGTGTGTTCCATTTGGGTTGAGCTTGTAATAATCATACCCGCTGGTTTTTGGGTTATAGGCTCTGTAGACGTAGGTTTTACTTTCGTTAAAGTCAACTTCCGACCACCCAGCACCCAAAGCAGTTTGGTAGGCCGAGTTCCCATTCTCATCTTCAGTTTCATCAAACCATTGGTACTCGATGTTCCCACCGTCCCCACTCCGTTGTAGCCAGCGCATTCCATCGGGGTCAACATAAAGGAGTGGATTATTGAGCACATACGTGTACCGGTTCCAGGATTGGGGCATCACGATCAAGGCACTATCCGCCGCCGGATCCGCACTGTTGAAGCGGCCCAGGGTATTGGTGTAATACCGTGCTTCAGCAAAGTCCAAACCCGTTTCCTCATCTTTTTCATAGCCAGTAAAGCGTTGCCGCAGGCTATCCATCCCGTAGCCCATTCCCGCCGAGCGTCCACCGACCCCGACCGCGATGTCTTCTCCGAAGGGAAAGAAGTCCCGTCGGTTGACGACGATGCCGTTTTGGCTGGTGAGTACCCTCGGCGACCCAAGGTGGTCCGGCGTCAGGAAGTTCACTTCGTTGCCGGTGACTTCCGCCAGCATCCCCGTAGGCCCGTAAACGTACTCTTTGCGTTCACCCGGTTGTTTCGTCCGTTGACCTGCAAGTCCTGCCGGTTCTCGGTTTCTCCAATTCGGGTGACCGCTGTTTTCCGATTCCATCACCAGTGTGTATTCTGTTTTCTATATTGGTTGGTCTTTCTCACTTGGCCCTTCGGGATTTGTTCAACCTCGGGTTTGGGTTGTTCATGCCTGATCTCAATTTGATATGGGGGGAGAAAAATTGGCGTTAGTTCCTCCACTGGCGTATTTCTTGGCATGATTTTGAAAAAAAATGTGATTTTGGCTGTACGTATCCCCATATTTTCATCTGCCGGAGTAAATCGCCACTGTCGTGCCACCTTTTCATAAACCCGCCCCTGACGAAACAATGAATGTCCATCAACGATATGAGCTGATGTAACTGTGCCAGATGGAGTGATTTCTACTTCAATGACTACACAACCACTCACATTGGCGGTGACTGCAATGAGTGGAAAAACTGGGGCAACAGCTTTAATAACTGATGGTTGTTCTGTGCTTCTCTCTTGAAAGCCTGCCTGTACCCTTCCAAAAAAGCTAACTCCAGCCGTTAGAATCAATAAGAGAGTAACAATCAGTGCTTGTTTCATCGCTTACCTTATCTCCCTTCTGTTGGTCTGGAATGATACCTTGTGCCTGGACTTTCAGGTGTGAGGCGATAGGTTGGGGATGTTCTAAGGTGGTTATTGATTCCTGTTGAGCGTAGTCGCTCCCGATCAGCCGCACGCCAACCATTGCTCCACACTTCATTCCCTCTGAAGGAAAGATTAGGTAAGCCCAATCCTTGAGCTGTAAAAGCACTCACATTATAACCTCTTACTTCTCTCTCGTATTTTGTTCGGTTCAGCGGACCGGCAATGGCATTTGCTCCTTGGGCCTCCAAATCAGATGTTATTGCTGCAGCATATTCTTGAGCATCCGCTACGTGCCGCCCTTCGTGAGCAACAGCAATTGCTAAGTCGGTAGCATTCGTTGTGTTATCGTCAATAATCACAGAAACAGCGGCGCTGAAGGACTTAGTTTTTTCATCATAAGGGAATGAAAGTGCTTCTTGTCTGGCCTCGGCAGCCACATTATTGGCTAATGGACCAACTCCAACAGAGACCCCATTCGCTTGTCCTTCTGCCCCATAAGCAGCCACTGAAGTTCTAACCAATTCTTGTTGTTGAGCAGTCAGTGAATTACTGCCTCCAGCACGTGCGGCGTCAACTAATGCTCTTCTAAAAGCATTTCTCCGATCAATAATTCTGTCAGCTTCGCGACGCCTTGTTCTATCAGACCCGGCTGCATTCCTGAGTTCCTCATCAGTTTGGCTTCCTCCAAGTGATTCATCAAAAACATACAAACCTGTTGGATCACTGTACCGAACCGGATTATTGAGGGTATAAATATACCGATTCCAAGACTGAGGGTCATAGACACTGCCAGATGAAAGAAGCGGGTCTGGATTATTGAATCTCCCCATTGAATTGGCATAGTACCTGGCCTGGGCGAAGTCCAACCCCGTTTCCTCATCCCGCTCATAGCCAGTGAACCGCTGACGAAGACTATCAGTCCCATAGCCCATTCCCGCCGAACGTCCACCGACCCCGACCGCGATGTCTTCGCCGAAGGGGAAGAAGTCCCGTCGGTTGACGACGATGCCGTTTTGGCTGGTGAGTACCCTCGGCGACCCAAGGTGGTCCGGCGTCAGGAAGTTCACTTCGTTGCCGGTGACTTCCGCCAGCATCCCCGTAGGCCCGTAAACGTACTCTTTGCCGCCGTCCCGACCGTTTTCTTGATGCGGAGGCCTTCTCCGTCGTAGCGGTAACTGGTGGTGACACCATTGACCACCGCTTCCACCATCCGGTTTTCCGCGTCGTACTTGAATGTCTTTCCATTGTCAAAGATCACGTTTCCGGCGGCATCATAGCTCATCCCGGCGGTTTCGTTCACCCGGTTATTTCGTCCGTTGACCTGCAAGTCCTGCCGGTTTTCGGTTTCTCCAATTCGGGTGACTGCTGTTTTCCGATTCCCAAACCGGTCGTAGCTCCAGGTTTGTGTCCAGGAAATTTCTTCGTCAGGGCTGAGGGCTTGGGGCGGAAGACTTCGGGCGGAAGACTTTGGGGTTGAGAGACCCTTGCGAACTCTAGTTGCCACCTGGCCGGCTGGTCGGCTTCCCACTGGCCGACAAGTCACTCCAATATCGCCCTGGAAGCTCAGGTTGACTCCACTCACCAGTGGGGAACAGATCGCACTCACCGTGTATGTCAAGGTGACGTGTCCGCCTCCCTCGACCGTAACCTGTCCAGTAACCACTTTCCCCGCCACATTTTGTCCCAGGCCAAAATCTCCATCCGTTGCCGTCACCACTCCATTTTCGTCAAATGTCGTCGTGACTGAGATTCCGACGCTCCCGCTCCCCACACTCATTGATCCGCTGATGGTTGCCGTCACCGGGCTGGCAAACGTCTGGCCTTCCGCTCCCATCGCGGCACCCAGCGTCGCCTCGATTTCCGCTTCACCATCCACGCCCGTCAAATCCAGGTCAATC of Acidobacteriota bacterium contains these proteins:
- a CDS encoding RHS repeat-associated core domain-containing protein, whose translation is MESENSGHPNWRNREPAGLAGQRTKQPGERKEYVYGPTGMLAEVTGNEVNFLTPDHLGSPRVLTSQNGIVVNRRDFFPFGEDIAVGVGGRSAGMGYGMDSLRQRFTGYEKDEETGLDFAEARYYTNTLGRFNSADPAADSALIVMPQSWNRYTYVLNNPLLYVDPDGMRWLQRSGDGGNIEYQWFDETEDENGNSAYQTALGAGWSEVDFNESKTYVYRAYNPKTSGYDYYKLNPNGTHGWISGGAGVAYNDVDLVSFFVLNGWGSLVLGFLEKEEEATPLTPIPVAAGVQGTLTPAQRDILQELYSQGTPKKQVGPKGGLAVAQTALQEVKAGKVPQGLTIDDVKKGQEATRKIMNAQRGGVDAVKKSYEIQKVRHQILRFALKVLTKGKG
- a CDS encoding TonB family protein, coding for MKQALIVTLLLILTAGVSFFGRVQAGFQERSTEQPSVIKAVAPVFPLIAVTANVSGCVVIEVEITPSGTVTSAHIVDGHSLFRQGRVYEKVARQWRFTPADENMGIRTAKITFFFKIMPRNTPVEELTPIFLPPYQIEIRHEQPKPEVEQIPKGQVRKTNQYRKQNTHW
- a CDS encoding RHS repeat-associated core domain-containing protein, which codes for MLAEVTGNEVNFLTPDHLGSPRVLTSQNGIVVNRRDFFPFGEDIAVGVGGRSAGMGYGTDSLRQRFTGYERDEETGLDFAQARYYANSMGRFNNPDPLLSSGSVYDPQSWNRYIYTLNNPVRYSDPTGLYVFDESLGGSQTDEELRNAAGSDRTRRREADRIIDRRNAFRRALVDAARAGGSNSLTAQQQELVRTSVAAYGAEGQANGVSVGVGPLANNVAAEARQEALSFPYDEKTKSFSAAVSVIIDDNTTNATDLAIAVAHEGRHVADAQEYAAAITSDLEAQGANAIAGPLNRTKYEREVRGYNVSAFTAQGLGLPNLSFRGNEVWSNGWRAADRERLRSTGINNHLRTSPTYRLTPESPGTRYHSRPTEGR